Proteins encoded in a region of the Fusobacterium simiae genome:
- a CDS encoding transposase: NSNIGSINNQNFVNIPYRKIRDKLIYLCKLYGMEFKIQEESYTSKASFFDGDEIPIYDKENQQEYIFSGKRIKRGLYQTRKGKLINADCNGALNILRKSKVVDLSVLYNRGELNTPKRIRVM, from the coding sequence GAAATTCAAATATTGGAAGTATAAATAATCAAAATTTTGTAAATATACCATATAGAAAAATAAGAGATAAACTAATATATCTGTGTAAGTTATATGGAATGGAATTCAAAATACAAGAAGAAAGTTATACATCAAAAGCAAGTTTCTTTGATGGAGATGAAATTCCAATATATGATAAAGAAAATCAACAAGAATATATATTTAGTGGAAAAAGGATAAAAAGAGGACTATATCAAACAAGAAAAGGAAAACTCATAAATGCAGATTGTAATGGAGCATTAAATATTTTAAGAAAAAGTAAAGTTGTGGACTTAAGTGTCCTATACAATAGAGGTGAACTGAACACACCTAAAAGAATAAGGGTAATGTAA